The following proteins come from a genomic window of Miscanthus floridulus cultivar M001 chromosome 2, ASM1932011v1, whole genome shotgun sequence:
- the LOC136539318 gene encoding BOI-related E3 ubiquitin-protein ligase 1-like isoform X3, producing MAVQAHYHHHHHGESPFLVSGGGTPESSRLAAAMELHQAQKEAMAPQQAPPLFLDFSHGDCGGGRKRQREAESVSPQFFSLQQQPQAQAPKLINLAQLHKRPAMGLRLDFDEGSEQVSCTSSASASCLLSEELAAQRDQHKNEMDRLIQEHAERLRRSLAVTRRRQYRSLVGAAEAAAAQRIREKEAEASEAARRGADLEDRVARLRAEAASWQAKVLADQSTAAALHAQLQQAAAAAQARGKAAEEEEDNAGAAAVDDAGSCFVDPDRVVEIAPPAPARLCRTCRQRSTSVVLLPCRHLCVCAECEPAVPTTTTPFAAVAAACPMCRGAVTGTVQVFFS from the exons ATGGCGGTGCAGGCGCattatcaccaccaccaccacggcgaGTCCCCTTTCCTCGTCAG cggcggcggcacgccGGAGAGCAGCCGGTTGGCGGCGGCGATGGAGCTGCATCAGGCGCAGAAGGAGGCGATGGCGCCGCAGCAGGCTCCGCCCCTCTTCTTGGACTTCTCGCATGGAG ATTGCGGCGGCGGGAGGAAGCGGCAGCGCGAGGCGGAGTCCGTGTCGCCGCAGTTCTTCTCGTTGCAGCAGCAACCGCAGGCGCAGGCGCCCAAGTTGATCAACCTGGCGCAACTGCACAAGCGGCCGGCGATGGGCCTCCGGCTCGACTTCGACGAGGGCTCGGAGCAAGTGTCGTGCACGTCCTCGGCCTCGGCGTCGTGTCTCCTCTCCGAAGAGCTCGCCGCGCAGCGCGATCAGCATAAGAACGAGATGGACCGGCTGATCCAGGAACAC GCGGAGAGGCTCCGGCGCTCGCTGGCCGTCACTCGGCGGCGGCAGTACCGTTCGCTGGTCGGCGCGGCCGAGGCGGCGGCTGCGCAGCGGATAAGGGAGAAGGAGGCGGAGGCCTCGGAGGCCGCGCGGCGCGGCGCCGACCTGGAGGACCGGGTGGCGCGGCTGAGGGCGGAGGCGGCGTCGTGGCAGGCGAAAGTGCTCGCGGACCAGTCCACGGCCGCGGCGCTCCACGCGCAGCTGCAgcaggcggcggccgcggcgcagGCGAGGGGCAAGGCCGCCGAGGAAGAGGAGGACAACGCGGGCGCCGCGGCGGTGGACGACGCCGGGTCCTGCTTCGTCGACCCGGACAGGGTGGTGGAGATCGCCCCGCCGGCGCCGGCCAGGCTTTGCCGGACGTGCAGGCAGCGCTCGACCTCCGTCGTGCTGCTCCCGTGCCGCCACCTCTGCGTCTGCGCCGAGTGCGAGCCCGCcgtccccaccaccaccacccccttCGCTGCCGTCGCGGCTGCCTGCCCCATGTGCCGTGGCGCGGTCACTGGCACGGTGCAAGTGTTCTTCTCGTAG
- the LOC136539318 gene encoding BOI-related E3 ubiquitin-protein ligase 1-like isoform X1, whose product MAVQAHYHHHHHGESPFLVSSSGGGTPESSRLAAAMELHQAQKEAMAPQQAPPLFLDFSHGDCGGGRKRQREAESVSPQFFSLQQQPQAQAPKLINLAQLHKRPAMGLRLDFDEGSEQVSCTSSASASCLLSEELAAQRDQHKNEMDRLIQEHAERLRRSLAVTRRRQYRSLVGAAEAAAAQRIREKEAEASEAARRGADLEDRVARLRAEAASWQAKVLADQSTAAALHAQLQQAAAAAQARGKAAEEEEDNAGAAAVDDAGSCFVDPDRVVEIAPPAPARLCRTCRQRSTSVVLLPCRHLCVCAECEPAVPTTTTPFAAVAAACPMCRGAVTGTVQVFFS is encoded by the exons ATGGCGGTGCAGGCGCattatcaccaccaccaccacggcgaGTCCCCTTTCCTCGTCAG cagcagcggcggcggcacgccGGAGAGCAGCCGGTTGGCGGCGGCGATGGAGCTGCATCAGGCGCAGAAGGAGGCGATGGCGCCGCAGCAGGCTCCGCCCCTCTTCTTGGACTTCTCGCATGGAG ATTGCGGCGGCGGGAGGAAGCGGCAGCGCGAGGCGGAGTCCGTGTCGCCGCAGTTCTTCTCGTTGCAGCAGCAACCGCAGGCGCAGGCGCCCAAGTTGATCAACCTGGCGCAACTGCACAAGCGGCCGGCGATGGGCCTCCGGCTCGACTTCGACGAGGGCTCGGAGCAAGTGTCGTGCACGTCCTCGGCCTCGGCGTCGTGTCTCCTCTCCGAAGAGCTCGCCGCGCAGCGCGATCAGCATAAGAACGAGATGGACCGGCTGATCCAGGAACAC GCGGAGAGGCTCCGGCGCTCGCTGGCCGTCACTCGGCGGCGGCAGTACCGTTCGCTGGTCGGCGCGGCCGAGGCGGCGGCTGCGCAGCGGATAAGGGAGAAGGAGGCGGAGGCCTCGGAGGCCGCGCGGCGCGGCGCCGACCTGGAGGACCGGGTGGCGCGGCTGAGGGCGGAGGCGGCGTCGTGGCAGGCGAAAGTGCTCGCGGACCAGTCCACGGCCGCGGCGCTCCACGCGCAGCTGCAgcaggcggcggccgcggcgcagGCGAGGGGCAAGGCCGCCGAGGAAGAGGAGGACAACGCGGGCGCCGCGGCGGTGGACGACGCCGGGTCCTGCTTCGTCGACCCGGACAGGGTGGTGGAGATCGCCCCGCCGGCGCCGGCCAGGCTTTGCCGGACGTGCAGGCAGCGCTCGACCTCCGTCGTGCTGCTCCCGTGCCGCCACCTCTGCGTCTGCGCCGAGTGCGAGCCCGCcgtccccaccaccaccacccccttCGCTGCCGTCGCGGCTGCCTGCCCCATGTGCCGTGGCGCGGTCACTGGCACGGTGCAAGTGTTCTTCTCGTAG
- the LOC136539318 gene encoding BOI-related E3 ubiquitin-protein ligase 1-like isoform X2, whose product MAVQAHYHHHHHGESPFLVSSGGGTPESSRLAAAMELHQAQKEAMAPQQAPPLFLDFSHGDCGGGRKRQREAESVSPQFFSLQQQPQAQAPKLINLAQLHKRPAMGLRLDFDEGSEQVSCTSSASASCLLSEELAAQRDQHKNEMDRLIQEHAERLRRSLAVTRRRQYRSLVGAAEAAAAQRIREKEAEASEAARRGADLEDRVARLRAEAASWQAKVLADQSTAAALHAQLQQAAAAAQARGKAAEEEEDNAGAAAVDDAGSCFVDPDRVVEIAPPAPARLCRTCRQRSTSVVLLPCRHLCVCAECEPAVPTTTTPFAAVAAACPMCRGAVTGTVQVFFS is encoded by the exons ATGGCGGTGCAGGCGCattatcaccaccaccaccacggcgaGTCCCCTTTCCTCGTCAG cagcggcggcggcacgccGGAGAGCAGCCGGTTGGCGGCGGCGATGGAGCTGCATCAGGCGCAGAAGGAGGCGATGGCGCCGCAGCAGGCTCCGCCCCTCTTCTTGGACTTCTCGCATGGAG ATTGCGGCGGCGGGAGGAAGCGGCAGCGCGAGGCGGAGTCCGTGTCGCCGCAGTTCTTCTCGTTGCAGCAGCAACCGCAGGCGCAGGCGCCCAAGTTGATCAACCTGGCGCAACTGCACAAGCGGCCGGCGATGGGCCTCCGGCTCGACTTCGACGAGGGCTCGGAGCAAGTGTCGTGCACGTCCTCGGCCTCGGCGTCGTGTCTCCTCTCCGAAGAGCTCGCCGCGCAGCGCGATCAGCATAAGAACGAGATGGACCGGCTGATCCAGGAACAC GCGGAGAGGCTCCGGCGCTCGCTGGCCGTCACTCGGCGGCGGCAGTACCGTTCGCTGGTCGGCGCGGCCGAGGCGGCGGCTGCGCAGCGGATAAGGGAGAAGGAGGCGGAGGCCTCGGAGGCCGCGCGGCGCGGCGCCGACCTGGAGGACCGGGTGGCGCGGCTGAGGGCGGAGGCGGCGTCGTGGCAGGCGAAAGTGCTCGCGGACCAGTCCACGGCCGCGGCGCTCCACGCGCAGCTGCAgcaggcggcggccgcggcgcagGCGAGGGGCAAGGCCGCCGAGGAAGAGGAGGACAACGCGGGCGCCGCGGCGGTGGACGACGCCGGGTCCTGCTTCGTCGACCCGGACAGGGTGGTGGAGATCGCCCCGCCGGCGCCGGCCAGGCTTTGCCGGACGTGCAGGCAGCGCTCGACCTCCGTCGTGCTGCTCCCGTGCCGCCACCTCTGCGTCTGCGCCGAGTGCGAGCCCGCcgtccccaccaccaccacccccttCGCTGCCGTCGCGGCTGCCTGCCCCATGTGCCGTGGCGCGGTCACTGGCACGGTGCAAGTGTTCTTCTCGTAG